Part of the Nicotiana tabacum cultivar K326 chromosome 20, ASM71507v2, whole genome shotgun sequence genome, cactcaacttatcattatattacttgtcgaccacgtatacttgcgtgtgcgtttgggagcaacaagtttttggtgcCATTAatgcaatacaatacaatacattatgaaACAATATATAACaaaatccaaacaagttgttgAGTGTACCCAAAAGGCTAAAAAAAAGGAGTAGGATGAGATAGAGGCATatttagaatttgaaatttataaatttttacaCGGACTTCAagttaataatataataataactgaattcataattaaatatttataaatacttAGTCGATTTCTTAATACATAGGATCTGACTAAAAGTTAGTGGATCCGCACAAACCCATAGATTATACTATAATCCAGTTTTGGGGGAGGGAAAGATAAATAAATGATGATGGTCAATTAGGaaattttgcttcatatttgtactTCTAACAATTTTTAATACGGATCATAAAGCAGATATCGAATATCGGATAGGAAACGGAAAaactcttttatttctttctgaGATCTGATTGTTAAAtgataattttataaatataatattttttttatttatcatcACCTTCCTCTATGTAGATTTTTTATTGTGTGAtatgatttttctttcctttttcatgtATGCTATTGGATTTTAGCAAATCAAATGTTACGCATGGAAATCCGAGTAACAtgtgaaaaaaatcaaaaagtgaAAATTGTTGTTATCGTTAGTTACATTATATAATACCAATCAAAGTTTAACTTATGCAATTTGAGAACAAAATAAAGGcgatttaaatttttaatatacAGGGAAAAGAGTCGTATCACTATCCCTTAAATGATCTCTTAACGACAAAGGAGGCAGGAGTGCAAAGACAATAAGAGATTCGTATAGAAACAGACACCCTTAAGAGAGTGTATAATAGCTCATTGATCCGAGTATTGCTCCTCATGATTAATCTGAAGGGTTACTAACTCTTCTTGATGATGCCCGTTTGGCCAAAATGGCAAAAACTGcttattttaaaaagtacttttttagaAGTACTTTGAACATAATAATTTATGTTTGGCCAATTCATTTAAGAAGTATTTTTTACAATATTTGGTAAACAAattgtgtttggccaatctttCTGAAAAGTGCATTTGAGTGTCAAATTACCAAAAAGGATATTACCAAggtcttataattattttaaggagaaaaatgaacttaaatatttatcgtaagagacttttactattttttattttatttaattaaaatatataatataaagtaaacatacatattaaagatttaaatcaataTAACATATATAGTTATACCAAAGCATATAACATTATCTAGTATAATTATTTATTGTCCTAATCCAGTATGAATTAGAAGTCTATTTCACAAATTACAGTATATTGATAATCCACCGTGAAGTAATAAGCAAAATCACTCACACATGATAATATTTCTCAATAATTTCATCTCTAGTTATATCACACAATGCCTCCATATTAGTAGAAGACTTGCCTTGCATTTCTAAAGGACTACCAGAAGACCCATCTCCTTCCTCAATCTCTGCAGTAATGTCTTCATTAGCATAATAGTTGAATTCCTTATCGGTAGAAAAATGTGGTCGGATGAAATTAAGTATAACCATGGTAGTTGTAAAAAGATGATTCTGAgtgtcaaacttgaaagatggcattgagcgtaaaatttaaaaaacttagatatataaaaaattattgttttcgtAAAAAAAATAGTTATGTATGTTTAAATTCAAGTTCAAGAagaataactaattattaacaacacataacacatatttaattttttaaaaatttaaattaaaaaagaaactaattattacCTAACCTAATTAACTTTGTCCTAAATTGTCATATGACCTATTGTTGGACTGTCACTAGGCTTAATTTGGaggctttttcttcttcttttaataatataaagaTTTTGTGATGCAATTGTAAATTTATTACCTATATGTGGGTCACAAATTAGATTTGATAATTATTTTAAAGATTTGGGATTAATAGCCTATAACATAAGAAATTATAAATGATTATTTGTAGGAAGAGCATAGATAATTCAAAGAAGGATGTAGTTTAGTGTGAGAAAGAAGAAGATAATTTGGAAAGTTACACGATATTAcacaaagaaaaaatcaaaaaagaatttggaaagttacgatatatccatatatatatgaTATCTCCAATTTTAAAATAATGGTAGAAACTAGAAACATGGCGCAACTggagctgaccgaggacatgaccctaggCAGGAGAGTGTGGAGGTCGAAGATTAGGGTATAAGGTTCATAGGTAGTCAAGCGTTCCTCTTTGTCTTACTCAGTTCGCTAGtattagtgttagtatgatatcTTTTATTCATAGATGGCTATTACTACCTAGTATTAATCTCATAGATGACTATTTTTTGGAGGAATAGTCATCTATGAATTAAAATGAGAGATATGTAGGCTTTTTTCGTCCAAACATATATGCAGGTATTTTTTCAAAGGGAAAAAGGCCATTATTGCCCCCGTACTATTGGAATTTAAGCACGTTTGTCTCCCGTTACACTTTATGTTCAATCTCCACCCTACCGTTAATAAAGTTGATGCAATTACCCCTAACCCTAACGCCTCATCGATGTGGCTGCTGACCCCCTCTCTTTTTTCCAAGTCAGCTGCCAACTCAGACTTCCAACAACTTTTAATCCCCAACCAACGGCTATTTACTCCCCAAAACCCAATTTTACTCCTAGTAATTTGACCCGTACCCAACGTCTTCTTTTCTCCCCCAAAATACACTCCATTGCTAAGAACTTAGGGCTCGACTGAAATCTTCCCAAAATTTCTCTTTTCTTCATTCTCGTCGTAGCTTTGGTTAATAAATGTCGCAAGGTAGATGTTCATCACAAATTAGGTGTCGTTGTGGCATTATAGCCAACCACTTCACTTCGTCGACTCCATATAACCCTGGAAGAAAATTCTACAAATGTCCGAGGCCTAAGGTTACCATATTGTTCTGGTTTTTTTTATTagaattttactttaattttgaGTTTTCTTTTTGAATTATGTTTGAAAGCCTAGTTCATGCAGGTTTTGGGAATTTGAAGATGAAATCTTTCCGCAAAGTAATTGGACTAATATTAAAGATATAACATCGTCGATGGAGGAGATTAAGATGCAAAAGGACAAATTGATTGAAGAAGTAATTGTCATGAAGGCTATACACCAATATGAAATGGATAAAGTCGTCAAGTTGGAAGATAAACTTGCAAAGACAAGGATGTTTCTTATGATTTCTTGGGGACCGTTTCTTGGTTATTTTGCAACCTCGATGATGAAGTGACTTTTTTGCAACTTCAAAGTTGCTGATTTTGAGTTTTATATGTGTAGCTGACTTTTAGGTCAATTAAGCCATGTTGTAATAGTATTCTATTTTATAGTAGAATTTGTTGCTTTCCAGCAATGTtctttgatgatgatgttgtagtaGTATTTATTGGTTAGTTTTTCCCCTTATTGTATACCCTAAAGAAGGAGCTTTTTTTCTCCAACTCCTAAAGATGTTTGTTTTCTTTATAGGCTATGATAATATATTATTTAGTATACAAAAACTTTAAGGTTCCATTTCCAGCCATGTTCTGCAGATTCTATTTTGGCATGTTGAATAACTACATTCCAAGTGCAAAACTGGAAAAACAAAAGACAGCAGCAATCCAAGCTGCAGATTCTAAATGGCATGTTCTAAATTGCTTCCAATCCATTTCATTTGACACAAAAGATAGCAGCAAGTGTAAAACTGAAAAACTTACATTCCAGACATAAAAATTGTTAACTAGATaactgaaaaactgaaattgGAAAGGGAACAGAATGGACAATAATTAACTGAACACCAACTGTCAACTTTCAAAGTATTCACCAACTATCAACATTCATAAAGTGAGTTTAATAAGACAACTGGATACCATATTATAACCCCCAAAAGATGTCTATCACCTAGTTATATCATGACATCCAAATGTCACAACTAAATAACCACAaccaaaatataaaatatacTAACATGGCAGTAATTACAATACATCCAAAAATTTACAAATGTTTAATACTAGAAGCAAAGTCCCATTACTTTTGCTCCTTACCACTACCCTTTCTTGCTTTCAACTTGTTCAACCTTTGTTTGTTCAACTGATTTTTAGTGATGGCAGATTTTTCCAGCCATGTTAGGCCTTTTGCTGAGAAAGTAAGCTTTGAAGGCTGACTTGCACCTCTTGAATCACCAACAAATTCAATTTGCCTGGTTGCAATTGGTACATTTTTCTGCCTCAGCTGGAGTCTTGTCCTTACTTCTGAGATGCTCTTTGGTCTTAAAGCTATGTGAGGCTCAGGTTCAAAGTTAGGGATCTCAAAATCTAGATCATTGCTAGTTGGAAGTTGCCTTTGAACTGTAGGGGTTGGCATAAACACAAAGTTGTTGGACTGACTGTTTTGACTTGGCTGGGATGCTGATAAATGGAAGCCATCTTCAGTTGGAATATCTGCAGCAACTGGTGATGTAGGCTGTTCAGAATTAGGTTCATCAACCAAAGTTCTTTGTTTTTTATGCTTCCCCCTTGAATTGCCACTCATTGGTTGTTTTCCTTTAGAGTACTATTATCAAATAGAACAAAATTATATGTTAGAATAAGGCAGAATAAAATAGAAGTTCAAAGTTATTATTCAAGAGATAGATTACCTTGGCACATCCCCTAGCATTATGTCCATGTTCTCCATAATTATTACACGTCATTACTCTCCCTTTTCTAGATTGAAACCATTGCCCTTGTCTATTGGTTGACTCATTTGCCTCTCTTGTTCTTTTCACTTTTGGTCTGCCAGTCTGTCTTACAAATTCAGGTGGTTCTATATTCTGGGAAGGCTCTAACTTTCAGAACTTTTCTCCTCTCACAGGTTGTAACTTATGAGAATAAGTCTGGAGATATGCCTCTTTTGAAAGGTACCAGTGAATCTCACTTAAAGGATCAACCTTCTTGTACAGTAGGGCACAAATTGCATGAGGACATGGAATTCCACAAAGGTCCCGTATCCTACAAATGCATTTTTTTGCCCCCAGATTGACAATATGCCTATCACTACCTTCTGCCACCTCATAACCTTGGTTAGCACTATCATTCACATGACATTTTTGTGCAATCCTCATGAATTAGTTATGCAATCCCCACCCATCACTTTAGCTTCATTATCATTCAACATATTTATAACCTTGATTCTGATCTCctctaatatttttataattggcTTGTATCTCGCTTGCAATATACATGCATTGAATGACTCAGTCAGGTTATTATCCACTGACTAGTTCTTGCAGGTAGTATCGAATAAGGCCCTACTCCAACAAGTAGGTGGATACTTGAACAGATCTTCACCAACAACTTTACCATCATTATCCAATTGACTCATACTCTTTAACTAATTTTGGAAATCTTCTTCATAGGTACTCCAAGCTGCCCACCACAGATAGTTCTTATATTCCCCAGATCCCCATCTCTTGCACCAATTTGCTTTCATGTGTCTAACACAAAATTGTGGTGTGCCTCAGGAAGAAATCCCTGAGATTGAATAAATCAGCCCCTACATATAAAGGAAAGAAGAAGTATGAGAATCTATATGTACAGattgataaaataattaaataattaaatagtaAAGTAAACTGTTCATACCTTTTGCATATCTGAGATAAAAGTGATTCCTTCACCCATCTTAAGGTCCACTGACATTTGTAGATGACCTAAAACCATCCTAACTTCAGCAATATCTTTGAATGTCATTGATCCATCCAACTCTTTATAGTCAGTCAATTTATCATTAATGTCTCTCTTCTTTTGTTTAAAAAGTTTCTCTAGTGTGTCACAATCATAGTATGAAGAAACAACATATTCATTGTCATCACAATTATCACTTTCATCACAATCAGTGGCAGCTTCAAGTTCATCAGGTTCATCATGCTCATTGTGATGGGTTATGTTAGGTACATTAATACTTGGCTCACATTCTTCTACAACAAATATGTTACTAACATTAAGCTGGTTGTTCATAAAGTCTAGTAAAGTCCTAATGCCATAATCACCTTCTATTTTATAGTATGTACCAGAAGGACCATTAACTATTAGTTGTTGGACTCCTATATACCCCAAGTTAGAAACATATTCATCCACTAAATCATTATAGGAAAGCAAGTCAGAGTCAAAACCTTTCTTAATGTGCAGAAAATTTCTTGAGTATGCTACGAGTGGTTTCTTGACCCATTCTCCACCATGATGAAAGACCAAATCCAGGAGGACTATTGTTAGTAAACTGCAGAATAAAGTTAGTTAAAATTAATAAACTAATAGATATAAATAAAGGCATAAAgacaatagataataaaatagaaTCAACCACAAATTGAATAAGTCAGTCAACATTAATAAACTAATAGATGCATCCATGGATATGGGGACCATACATTACAATATTAAAGGGAATAAAGCGTCCCAGCCCCACCCTCCAATAAATAACGCAGAAAAGAACAAATAAAAGCCAATATTAAAATTCTGATTCACttattttctataaaaaaaaaaaccaaaagaaGTTGGGACcacaaaatattaaaattgaaacCCTAAATCACCAAAAGACTATTTAATACCTGATGAGTCATATGCAAACAAAAAGAGTAGAATTAGAGTTTATTACTTTAAAACCACATGCAagtgaatacaaaaataaaacacACACTACCAGCTTGAAATTATCGACAAAGATAGGAGAAGTGAAAATCCTAACCAACCAAGAACTACTCTGTAAACCCTAACTTCAATAAATACCAAATTAGCAAAAATTAGAAACCCTATGACAACTACACACACCTATAAGCTTCAAATAAtcgaaaaagaaaaggggaactGAAATCCCTAACCAACAAAGAACAAATCTGAAAGGGATTCGAAACACCAGTAAAACTTTCTTGGGAATTTTTTTTTGGGATAAAACAAGAAAGAGATAAAGCTAACAGAAACATCaagtttttggagaaaaatttctTACCCTTGCTTGAAATCGCCACTGGAAGCAAGGATCCTGACCGGTTTGGTTCTCTCGTTTTCTTTGAAGTACCAGAAGGTTGACCAAAAGAGGTGAATAAGGTGTTTTAAAAAGGGTTAATTCTATTTATTTAGTGGGAAAACAGTTACGGGTTACAGATCAATCTGATTTGCGAGTGGGATTGGGTCAATCTGATTTGGTCGTCCGTTGGCAGCTGACTTGGAAAAAAGAGAGGGGTCAGCTGCCACATCGACGAAACGTTAGGGTTAGGGGTAATTACATAAACTTTATTAACGGTAGGACGGGAATTGAACCTAAAGTGTAACAGAGTACAAACGTGCTTAAATTCCAATAGTACCGGGGCAACAATGGCCTTTTTCCCTTTTTCAAAATACCTCCAGAAAATTTCTCTCCCTCGCGCTGTCTCTCTCCCCGACTCCCACATCCacgcaaaaaaggaaaaaaaagaagcatatctctctctttcttctttatcaACCCTAATCCTCTGTATTTCAATTTTCTGTATTTCTTACTTTCAATTCAAATCCCTTCCTTCTTTATCTGCATATTTCAATCCCAACACCGACTGTCAAATCATTAGCATTCGATTCATGGCGAACAGAGATGCAGACCCCAATCTGGGGTACCTCACTCGAAAAGAAACAGAGGTAAAGCTTCCTAGACCTACACGGGTGaagaacaaaaccccagctccAATCCAAATCACCGCCGAGCAAATCCTCCGGGAAGCTAGAGAACGTCAAGAGGCCGAAATCCGACCGCCGAAGCAAAAAATCACTGACCCGACCGAACTAGCCGATTACCGCCTCCGCAAGCGCAAGGAATTCGAAAGCTTAATCAGCCGAGTCCGCTGGAACAAAAGCGTGTGGGTAAAATATGCTAAATGGGAAGAATCACAAAAGGACTTCAAACGTGCTCGTTCAGTTTGGGAGCGAGCACTCGAAGTCGATTACAGGGATCATACGATGTGGCTGAAGTATGCTGACGTGGAGATGAAGAATAAGTTTGTGAATCATGCTCGTAATGTGTGGGATCGTGCTGTTACGCTTTTGCCTAGGGTTGATCAGTTATGGTACAAGTATATTCACATGGAAGAGATGCTTGGGAATGTAGCTGGCGCGAGGCAGATTTTTGAGAGGTGGATGACATGGATGCCGGACCAGCAAGGGTGGTTAAGTTACATTAAGTTTGAGTTGAGGTATAATGAGGTGGATAGGGCGAGGGCGATTTTCGAGAGATTCGTGCAGTGTCATCCGAAAGTTAGTGCATGGATTAGGTTCGCGAAATTTGAGTTTAAGAATGGGGAGGTAGCGAGGGCGAGGAATTGTTACGAGAGGGCTGTGGATAAGTTGGCGGACGATGAGGAAGCAGAGCAGTTGTTTGTGGCGTTCGCGGAGTTTGAGGAGAAGTGTAAGGAGACAGAGAGGGCAAGGTGCATTTATAAGTTTGCACTTGATCATATTCCGAAAGGGCGAGCTGAGGATTTGTACAGGAAGTTTGTGGCTTTTGAGAAACAGTATGGTGATAGGGAAGGTATTGAGGATGCTATTGTGGGGAAAAGGAGGTTCCAGTATGAGGATGAAGTAAGGAAGAATCCGCGGAACTATGACGCGTGGTTTGATTATCTTCGGTTGGAAGAGAGTGTAGGGAATAAAGAGAGGATTAGAGAGGTTTATGAGAGAGCCATTGCTAACGTTCCTCCTGCTGAAGAGAAGCGGTATTGGCAGCGATACATTTACTTATGGTAAATCTGATAGCTTATGCATTGAATGTGATATTTGAATTCTTTTTTGGATACCTTAGTATTGCAATTATGTTTATTCGCTGACTTTGCTCTTTTTAGGATTAATTATGCATTATATGAAGAGCTTGACGCACAAGACATGGAAAGGACCAGAGATGTCTACAGGTAAAATATCATTGTCGCGATTGAAAATGTAGCTATGTAGTTCATttggttgatgaaccatgttatttATCATGCTTTATATTTAAAACTGATTGACCTGGATGGAGGGCCAAATGTAGTAATCTAGCTTTATCAACAGTGCTTTCCCTTATGTCTAGATTATCTCTTCCTTAATTAGAAGGCCTGCAAGGGTTCTGCGGCTTGTCTCGAAATTCTTCTAGTATTCTCCTATTAATTGCATGGATTAGGTAtactttaccttatcaaaaaaaaaatgcatgGTTTAGGTAATTATCGAAAAGAATTGCATGGTTTAGGTCGTTATACACTGACAGTAGGAGTGCTGAGTCAAACTGGTAAACCCAGAACTCCACCTTATAAACACAACTTATCAGTCTTGATTCTGCTCCATTCATTTGTCTTATTCGGCGTTGTAGCATGATCAGTATGCAGCAATTACATCTACCATTAATTTCTGGTGTACCGACCCCATTACTAAAGGATCATTACTTGTATTAAATGATCAAAACCATCCAAGGAAGCCTTCCAAGAATCCAACAAATAGTAGCGAGGGTTTAGTCAAAATAAGCGTCAATAGAGGAAGTGCGCAGAAGCAGCACATCAAGCTAATCACAGTCAAAGTATATAACAATATGCACAAATAGAGCATATAAGGTTATGCACCCTATCTCGACCAAGCAAGGTTAGGAATGCTACAGTTGAGTTCTGATATGCCTTTTGATGTTTTATACTGTAAACAGGGTAGATTTATCTCTATGAGTTAATACGAGACTAGTTCTTGCACAGTAAACATTTGGGGCAAAACATTTTATTCCTAGGATTCCTCAGCTTGCATTTATCCAGCAGAATTATTTTTTTGTTACGTAAAGTAAAATTTTATTCATGTATCAGCATCAATTGTATGCTGGTATAGACATCTGAGTACAAAAAACGTATCGTACATTGTAAAAAAACATGTTGCTCCAAAAAGAAAGTAAGAAATACAGTTAAACTTAAGAGTAGATAcattcttcttttgtctttcatAATTCTTGAGTTTCTCTCCTTTCATATAAACTCCTAAATTGTCCCAGGTATTGTGTTCCAATTTCTTGAATGAACACCCCTCAGAGTCCTTTTCTGGCAACCTTGCAGCAGCTTCACTGTGCCTCTTGTCAGTCTACtgttaacccaacaacaacaacaaaacccataggtggggtctggggagggtaatacaCATTACCTTACCGCTACCTTGTGAAggcagagaggctatttccgatagaccctcagctcaaggaACAGTGAAAATAAAGTAACAAACAGTGGCAACAACAATGCAATAGGAGCAAATGACACAACATGTAATAATAAAGAACCAGGagtaagaaaaatacaaaaatagtactagTACTACAAGATTAAGAGACACTAACGACTACATGTCAACCTTCCACCCTAATTCTCGATCTCCAATGTTAACccaaaatattgaaaaaaaagtCCCACAATTGTGACGTAATTTTGCAATGCATAAAAATATAGTTTGTGTCTTCTGGTGCTCTTCACAGAGAGGGAATCTACTGCAGATGTTCAAACTTGTTCTTCGTACATTTGGCTGTGTTAGGCATGCACTTTTGCTTACTAACTAAGTGAGAACACTGAACCTTGTAATGGGCATTGCTTTGCCAAATCTGTTTCGAAGGCCACTTGAGTACAGCGTTCTGTGTATTATGCAAAAGTGAGTAACAAGACTTGACTGTAAAAATACCATCCTTCTTGCCTTTCGAATGGATGCTGTCCTTTTTATCTAAACGTATGCAACAGGTTCCCAACTGTTGAAGCAAATGTTCTGTCTACTCCCAGATCATTGCAATCCCTTCTAAAGTATTCTGCCAACCACTGTTTGAGTAGTATTCTGAATTAGAGGCTTCCTGGTTTTATTCACCAGAATTCTTCCTTGTCTGTATATCCAGTTGATTTCCCTGTTTTCTGGTTGACTCTGTATTGTCGTGAGAATTATGTTGCATGAATTAAGGTCATTCACATTAATTATTACATATTCCTTTTTAATTTTATCAGGGAGTCCTCAAGCTGATTCCTCATCAGATGTTCTCATTCGCAATGATTTGGTTGTTCCAGTAGTTCAGTTTGATTCTGATTGTCCTGAATTGTGGGCTAAATGTGGTGATATGGAGGTGCTATGTTACTGGTGACAACAAATTAGCTTACAAACTGTTCGCTTCCCCTGTCTCTAGAGCGTGTCCTCCTTACTTATTAGCTTACGGGGTTCTATGGCCTCtttgaattttgaaaataaaCCCACTATTCCTCTACTAATTGCATGCTTTAGGTAGCTATGATATGACAGTGGGAGTTCTGTAGTCAAAATGTTAAATCCAGAAACTCCTACTTAAAAACATAAAACTTATCAATATGAGCTCTGTCCCATTTAGTTGTTTTCTTCAATGTCTTTTCATAACCAATATGCAAGCAGAATTACATCTGGCATTTTACTGATTCCTTGGATTGATTAATATTTGGGGTGCTAAACTCATTATTAAAAATTCATTAGTTGTATTATCAAAAAAGAAGGGTCATTGGCTGTATTAAACAATCAAAACTATCAATGAAATCCTCCCAAGAATCTGCAAGGAACAGAAAAACGAAAGAAAGTATGTGACACATCTTTAGGTGTTCTGTGCTGTAAGCAGGTACATTTATCTCTTAGGATATATAGACAAGACCAATTACTTGTATCTCTGTAGCAAGCATTTGATTACAGGGATATCTTTCTTGCATTTAGCTACCTGAATTCCTCTCTTCTCTACACGTTTGAAATCTTTACCATCTTCTGTTGATTATCTGTTTCCTAGACCTGTGTTAACATAATTTAAGGTCTTTCAGGTAATTTCATATGTTAcagattcctttttattttatcagGGAGTGTCTTAAGCTGATTCCGCATCAGAAGTTCTCATTTGCAAAGATTTGGTTGTTGGCTGCCCAGTTTGAGATCCGGCAGTTAAGACTCAAGGAAGCACGACTGCTACTTGGAGAAGCGATTGGAAGAGCTCCTAAAGACAAGGTATTTCCCCAAACATCTTTATGTGGATTGATTCTTCTTCTGATATTTCTGAGGTATTCCTTTGCATGTAACCTTACCTATATGTGTTTTTTTGTACTCTAACATACAGATATTTAAGAAGTACATTGAGATAGAGCTGCATCTTGGAAATATAGACCGTTGTAGAAAGCTTTATGAGAAGTACTTAGAATGGTCACCAGAAAATTGCTATGCTTGGAGCAAATTCGCCGAGTTAGAGAGGTCCTTGGATGAAACGGAGCGAGCCAGGGCTATTTTTGAGCTTGCAATTGACCAACCTGCGCTGGATATGCCAGAGTTACTATGGAAGGTATTTATGTTGTTCTACTGGCTGATATGCTTGTGTTTTGTCAATAAGTTATTTAGAATGTAATTATCTTCTATTGACTCATGCTCTTGCTTGGTGCTGCTGCTGGGACTCCAGGCAGTCCTATGCTGGATGTTGCCTCTAGCTCATTGTAATATTGTATAAAGATGGATTTCTTTCAGCATAGTTAACTAACTTGGCTTTGATATCAATCCCGGAAAAGGAATCTGCTCCATAGTCACTTGTCTAACTGAAGGTTAGCAGGTCACACCAGCAATGTTGGCATTATAAGAAAATTTTTAGCACCACTTGGTGCTTTGTGTACGTCAAGCCCATTTA contains:
- the LOC107790486 gene encoding uncharacterized protein LOC107790486, coding for MAFFPFSKYLQKISLPRAVSLPDSHIHAKKEKKEAYLSLSSLSTLILCISIFCISYFQFKSLPSLSAYFNPNTDCQIISIRFMANRDADPNLGYLTRKETEVKLPRPTRVKNKTPAPIQITAEQILREARERQEAEIRPPKQKITDPTELADYRLRKRKEFESLISRVRWNKSVWVKYAKWEESQKDFKRARSVWERALEVDYRDHTMWLKYADVEMKNKFVNHARNVWDRAVTLLPRVDQLWYKYIHMEEMLGNVAGARQIFERWMTWMPDQQGWLSYIKFELRYNEVDRARAIFERFVQCHPKVSAWIRFAKFEFKNGEVARARNCYERAVDKLADDEEAEQLFVAFAEFEEKCKETERARCIYKFALDHIPKGRAEDLYRKFVAFEKQYGDREGIEDAIVGKRRFQYEDEVRKNPRNYDAWFDYLRLEESVGNKERIREVYERAIANVPPAEEKRYWQRYIYLWINYALYEELDAQDMERTRDVYRECLKLIPHQKFSFAKIWLLAAQFEIRQLRLKEARLLLGEAIGRAPKDKIFKKYIEIELHLGNIDRCRKLYEKYLEWSPENCYAWSKFAELERSLDETERARAIFELAIDQPALDMPELLWKAYIDFEIFEGEFDRTRALYERLLNRTKHLKVWISYANFEASAVDSEVEEDIEQKKKRLQHARDVFEKAITYYRTSAPELKEERAMLLEEWLKMESGFGELGDVNLVRAKLPKKLKKRRQIDMEDGPAAYEEYIDYLFPEETQTTNLKILEAAYKWKKQRVASEED